The proteins below come from a single Chitinophaga pinensis DSM 2588 genomic window:
- a CDS encoding gliding motility-associated C-terminal domain-containing protein, with translation MKRYSTYSFYRSLLLMAVALLGILPVKSQTKDIKLGSSTFGSEISWYPCPLQDYKQGARAQYLYLASDLQAAGMSAGNISALGFNVLNLRGMSIIENYVIKVGFVTLNNLDETRWETVTNQVYGPNHYLPVAGYNKFAFNTPLTWNGSDNIIVEVCNGDPSGGTSNENPEVAFTTMMPYKAAHTFRGNDGTECSTTSTANTGDLNTRPDILFTWTPAAACTGTPAAGTVVANAAELCATGKVYLSLTGTSLASGLTFQWQSSANNTTWTNIGFATLPSVTVTQTGSTWYRCVVTCTTGSAATSASQQVVTPAPVSGTFIIDSRQPTAGNNFHSFADAVNFIRCGISGNVIFNVAAGSGPYNEQVSVPAVTGTSASSTITFNGNGELLHFLSADAKKQYVLELDGIDYVTVNNLQIKAEGTGFQQYGTAVHLTNDADNNTINNCTITSDLVTTIDQFVGITLSGGPGATQEDAKCDNNTLSNNTITGGYYGIAMFGGQFTSVSGNKVINNKIYDVHNTGIKLQGSFNTLVEGNEISNPTRTTQWYFAGIELNGLNTKAIVNANRIHTPYGGMPGQEQPATGINVNMVVAITGLENKITNNLIYDMNSGADVTGIACYYSNNIWLYHNTIVLDGAAAQGTYATKGFTADNGAGGLQFKNNLIYISRTGNFKKHAMYTDGAGSGLESDRNVFFIANTVTNAFVGYEGQDAATLAQWQSISGREQASVFAPPLFVDPSTGNFKPQNSSVDDKGAFADVVLDITGATRSTTTPDAGAYEFTPPACTAPPAPGTATLSKPVVCQNTDVMLGANGNSIGIGQSYQWQTAATAAGPFTSIGNVLSGPDTTITATTTQYYRLAVTCSGNTTFSVPVLLTVNPPMAPQTYTINKNAPASALNFTSFTSAADALSCGISGPVVFNVVAGSGPYNEQMILDTIKGASATNTVTFNGNGNTIAYSSDVSSERAVIKLRHSDYVIIDSLTVNGDGSGQYGVGIQLMDHADNNIIRRCNIIVSTTEYSKGVAMVINGSGTDEAESYNASYCNNNLIERNNIVGGYSALTLFGKEEYPAMNNQILNNKISEFTQNGILTDGTLYTVIAGNTISRPTRSGSMSDFNGIKSSTHNGLLIENNRVINPFGGNSTAYGGFVGISLEQTRGNVWNIVRNNIIHATGGSGSTVTAIYGGFTNKTGIYHNTIEIESSPDADVLGFSLDGNADSLAFNNNIISLRSETSNRYDRIGIKLGNASQQILSIGNNNIYLKAAGRSYIGKVESITVPDIATWQATPFGIASISVEPIYADMPNGNYAPVISPFDNAGIPVGVTKDIIGVTRSTTTPDLGAYEINIPKCTTPPTAGTATATPGSGICLGDTVRLDLTGNTKGGTQTYHWQRAKAATGPWTNFGEWQYVSTLATPITFENYFRCIVVCGTDTTYSAAVKVNMNAAFAAGHYTIDPAKPAGVTNFQSFNKAVEALECGIDGAIIFDVAAGTYNEHISMHEVAGAGPDARITFRSANGIATGVVLTYASPYDTNYVVRLDSASYITFNGITMKATDNNYGKVVVISGAAAYDSILNCKIIAPDVINSSTDVAAIIGENYVGNNIVIKGNTIENGSAGVYFYGLGDQSQSLDHVIDSNIINNSFKWGIYSQYTSRLQITRNTINLDGDMSSSGYGIYVFESDTAWQINQNTVNILNTVSGDKIYGIQARWGTTPTYAPFEIIGNKVIALTNNKASLYGLYTGDNNNTSILNNVVSLVTANKTVYGLYVDGDKAATYYNNTIYNGSPDLSGKTTNITARFRDDDGSSVVVRNNIFSHGAAGIALDMGGVAGENTDYNLIYSSGAVLASTSLYKDATLASWVGHTGLDIHSIFYKPELNLTDGSPVLNAPGVWALNGRGVQIPFNDHDIKGQPRSATLQDGVPDLGAYEFVPTSTPALLTATPTAPAAGTTQHFMMGSDSVMSITWAAGAPVPATVDIRRYTGTVPPNVDASVEKMYFYNDVTTSGTGTYDFSVKTFYMDPWQGFVRQQSQLGLGRTDTDDKWLVTDSSKVDEYNNYITESKLSFLDKFTGLVDSARAVVPVVIPPADSSNRGTRFWVAYGHHEFFFSSNDQDMVLYLSAQEAADVTVKVNGTSWIRHYHLDANSTLSTDRIPKNGLEDARLVSEGLFDRGISIESDKPIVAYAHIYGNQSSGATMLLPVGTYGYEYYALGYNQVYGSGDYSWAYVIADQPNTVVEITPSVPTATGHPANVPFTVTLNKGEVYQVMGARVNETTGYDVTGTIFRSVSNSAGKCYPVAVFSGNSRTSVSCDPTGSGGNGDNFIQQCFPSQAWGKRYLTAPTSTDEDPSKMMGNVYRIMVKDPATKVKVDGVLLTGLNKGRFYQYVSEEPAYIEADQPIMVAQYMASWGRCFNTDGYGDPEMIYLSPIEQGIKKLGFYRNTEEGIVTNYLTLIIPTNGVSSLKIDNSTLFDYKYPHPSLPGYTVVVKRWDATKAQSYVESDSAFTAITYGLGEDESYGYNAGTLVRNLNTRASISNVNNGTGAANDYTCENTPFRFTFISTQRPTSLQWNISKVSNITPAADVTQNNPVPVDSFMANNKKYYRFAIDADYAFSKAGTYYVPVVMQDPSFEGCDNKIETFLPVNVIAAPKVDYTATFNGCVSDSVHFEGTGSTTNNAAITKWKWEFGNGAIDSIQSPVYLYSAGGTYDVTIGLVAEDGCIADTTKALEVKGPAEGLLVNDSLAICMGTAASFEVQSPATGVDYSWYDAAAGGNKIADGSTLSVTNVTANAIYYLETNKEGCASPVRTPAVLSVLPQLTAPVVTLDSTGVNALRFTWDAVPNASGYEVSTDGLNWTTPSSGSKGLFHILTGLQPVQEVKLWVRALGCKPVEAGPVSGTTLLGGIYIPNAFTPNGDAVNDELKVYGSIIKDIHLMIFNQWGEKLFESDVQNRGWDGTYKGKPQPSGVYMYVCRLQLADGSTVDKKGIINLIR, from the coding sequence ATGAAACGGTATTCTACTTATTCTTTTTACAGGAGTTTGTTGCTCATGGCAGTAGCACTGCTGGGTATACTGCCTGTTAAGTCCCAGACCAAGGATATTAAACTGGGCTCCAGCACCTTCGGTAGCGAGATCAGCTGGTATCCATGCCCCTTGCAGGACTACAAACAAGGCGCCCGTGCACAATACCTGTATCTCGCATCCGACCTGCAGGCCGCAGGTATGAGCGCCGGTAATATCAGTGCCCTGGGTTTTAATGTGCTGAACCTGCGTGGTATGAGCATCATAGAAAACTATGTAATAAAGGTAGGTTTCGTGACATTGAATAACCTGGATGAAACCAGATGGGAAACCGTCACTAACCAGGTATACGGTCCTAACCACTACCTGCCGGTAGCGGGTTATAATAAGTTCGCATTTAATACGCCGCTTACCTGGAATGGTTCTGATAATATCATCGTCGAGGTATGTAACGGCGATCCTTCCGGTGGTACCAGCAATGAGAACCCGGAAGTGGCCTTTACCACCATGATGCCTTATAAAGCGGCACATACATTCAGGGGGAACGATGGTACAGAATGTAGTACCACTTCTACCGCCAACACCGGCGACCTGAATACGCGTCCTGATATCCTGTTTACCTGGACGCCGGCAGCTGCCTGTACGGGTACGCCTGCCGCAGGTACGGTAGTAGCGAATGCAGCAGAACTCTGTGCAACGGGTAAAGTATACCTGTCCCTGACTGGTACTTCACTCGCCTCCGGTTTAACTTTCCAATGGCAGTCTTCTGCTAATAATACGACCTGGACAAACATCGGCTTTGCAACCTTACCAAGTGTAACGGTGACACAAACGGGCAGTACCTGGTATCGTTGTGTAGTAACCTGTACCACTGGTAGCGCTGCTACATCTGCCAGTCAGCAGGTAGTAACGCCTGCGCCGGTGAGTGGTACTTTCATTATTGACAGCAGACAACCAACTGCCGGCAATAACTTCCATTCCTTCGCAGATGCAGTCAATTTTATCAGATGTGGTATCAGCGGTAATGTAATATTCAATGTTGCGGCAGGGTCAGGTCCTTATAACGAACAGGTCTCTGTTCCTGCTGTTACAGGTACATCTGCCAGCAGCACGATTACCTTCAATGGTAACGGTGAATTGCTGCATTTCCTGTCCGCCGATGCAAAAAAACAATATGTACTGGAACTGGATGGAATCGATTATGTAACGGTGAATAACCTGCAGATAAAAGCAGAAGGCACCGGCTTCCAGCAATATGGTACCGCTGTACACCTGACAAACGATGCAGATAATAACACCATCAACAACTGTACGATCACCAGTGACCTGGTAACCACCATCGATCAGTTTGTAGGTATCACTTTAAGTGGTGGTCCTGGTGCAACACAGGAAGATGCAAAGTGTGATAACAATACTTTAAGCAATAACACCATTACCGGTGGATATTACGGTATCGCCATGTTTGGCGGTCAGTTTACATCCGTATCCGGTAACAAGGTGATCAACAATAAAATATACGATGTTCACAACACCGGTATAAAACTGCAGGGCTCATTCAATACACTGGTAGAAGGTAATGAGATCAGTAATCCGACCAGAACTACCCAGTGGTACTTCGCAGGTATTGAACTGAATGGACTGAACACAAAAGCAATTGTTAACGCTAACCGTATCCATACCCCATATGGAGGTATGCCTGGTCAGGAACAGCCGGCTACGGGTATTAACGTTAACATGGTGGTAGCTATCACCGGTCTTGAAAATAAAATCACTAACAACCTGATCTATGATATGAACAGCGGCGCCGATGTTACCGGTATCGCCTGTTACTATTCCAATAATATCTGGTTGTATCATAACACCATCGTCCTGGACGGTGCTGCCGCTCAGGGTACTTACGCAACAAAAGGTTTTACGGCTGATAACGGTGCAGGTGGTCTCCAGTTTAAAAATAACCTGATCTACATTTCCAGGACGGGTAACTTTAAGAAACATGCCATGTATACAGATGGCGCGGGCTCCGGACTGGAATCTGACAGAAACGTGTTCTTCATCGCGAATACAGTGACGAATGCTTTTGTCGGATATGAAGGACAGGATGCCGCAACGCTTGCACAATGGCAGAGTATTTCCGGCCGTGAACAAGCTTCTGTTTTTGCACCGCCATTATTTGTAGATCCTTCAACCGGCAATTTCAAACCACAGAATAGTTCTGTGGATGATAAAGGCGCTTTCGCAGATGTAGTCCTGGATATCACAGGCGCTACGCGTAGCACGACTACACCTGATGCGGGTGCTTATGAATTTACCCCGCCTGCCTGTACAGCACCGCCTGCACCGGGTACTGCAACACTGTCTAAACCAGTGGTATGTCAGAATACCGATGTCATGCTGGGTGCAAACGGTAACTCCATCGGTATCGGGCAGAGTTATCAGTGGCAGACTGCCGCAACAGCAGCAGGTCCTTTCACTTCCATTGGTAATGTGCTGTCTGGCCCGGACACGACGATCACGGCCACCACAACACAATACTATCGCCTGGCAGTCACCTGTAGCGGAAATACTACTTTCTCCGTGCCGGTATTGCTGACGGTAAACCCACCTATGGCGCCGCAGACTTATACCATCAACAAAAATGCACCGGCTTCCGCACTCAACTTCACCAGCTTTACGTCTGCTGCGGATGCATTGTCCTGCGGTATCTCTGGCCCGGTAGTGTTCAACGTGGTGGCAGGTTCCGGTCCATATAACGAACAGATGATACTGGATACGATTAAAGGCGCATCCGCGACAAATACAGTTACTTTCAATGGTAACGGTAATACCATCGCTTACAGCTCAGACGTATCCTCAGAAAGAGCAGTGATCAAATTGCGTCATAGTGATTATGTGATTATTGATAGTCTGACGGTAAATGGTGACGGGAGTGGTCAGTACGGCGTTGGTATACAGCTGATGGACCATGCTGATAACAACATCATCCGCAGATGTAACATCATCGTAAGCACTACGGAATATTCCAAAGGAGTGGCGATGGTGATCAATGGTAGTGGTACTGATGAAGCAGAAAGCTATAACGCTTCTTATTGTAATAATAACCTGATAGAAAGAAATAATATCGTAGGTGGTTATTCGGCACTGACATTATTTGGTAAAGAAGAATACCCGGCTATGAATAACCAGATACTGAATAATAAGATCTCCGAATTCACGCAGAACGGTATCCTGACAGATGGTACACTTTATACCGTGATTGCGGGTAACACCATCAGCCGTCCTACACGTAGTGGCAGTATGAGTGACTTTAACGGTATCAAATCTTCCACACACAACGGTCTCCTCATTGAGAATAACCGCGTGATCAATCCTTTTGGTGGTAATAGTACCGCCTATGGTGGATTCGTAGGTATCTCTCTGGAGCAGACAAGAGGTAACGTATGGAATATTGTAAGAAACAATATCATCCATGCTACCGGTGGCAGCGGATCAACTGTTACAGCCATCTATGGCGGATTTACCAATAAAACCGGTATCTATCATAATACGATCGAAATAGAAAGTTCTCCTGACGCAGACGTACTGGGCTTCTCGCTGGACGGTAATGCAGACAGTCTGGCTTTCAATAACAATATCATCAGCCTCAGAAGCGAAACAAGTAACAGATACGACAGGATCGGTATTAAACTGGGTAATGCCAGTCAGCAGATCCTGAGTATCGGTAATAACAATATCTATCTTAAAGCAGCGGGTCGCTCCTATATCGGTAAAGTAGAATCTATCACGGTGCCTGATATCGCGACCTGGCAGGCTACGCCTTTTGGTATCGCTTCTATCAGTGTAGAACCGATCTACGCAGATATGCCTAATGGCAACTACGCACCGGTGATCTCTCCGTTTGACAATGCGGGTATACCAGTAGGTGTGACAAAAGATATCATCGGCGTAACAAGAAGTACGACTACACCTGACCTGGGTGCATATGAAATCAATATTCCAAAATGTACCACACCACCAACTGCCGGTACAGCTACAGCCACACCTGGCAGTGGTATTTGTCTCGGTGATACAGTGAGACTGGACCTGACAGGTAATACCAAAGGTGGTACGCAAACCTATCACTGGCAGCGTGCGAAAGCAGCTACCGGTCCGTGGACAAACTTCGGTGAATGGCAGTATGTGTCTACACTGGCTACACCGATCACTTTCGAAAATTACTTCCGTTGTATCGTAGTATGTGGTACTGATACTACTTATTCTGCTGCGGTAAAAGTAAATATGAACGCCGCATTTGCAGCAGGTCATTATACGATCGATCCGGCAAAACCAGCTGGTGTGACTAACTTCCAATCCTTCAATAAAGCAGTGGAAGCCCTGGAATGTGGTATCGATGGCGCTATCATATTTGATGTCGCCGCAGGTACTTATAATGAGCACATCAGTATGCATGAAGTAGCGGGCGCCGGTCCTGATGCAAGGATTACCTTCCGGAGCGCCAACGGTATCGCTACAGGTGTTGTACTGACCTACGCTTCTCCTTATGATACCAACTATGTAGTCCGCCTGGATAGTGCCAGCTATATTACTTTCAATGGTATCACCATGAAGGCGACAGACAATAACTACGGTAAAGTCGTTGTTATCTCTGGAGCAGCTGCTTACGACAGTATCCTGAACTGTAAGATCATTGCGCCGGATGTGATCAACAGCAGCACAGATGTTGCCGCTATCATCGGGGAAAACTATGTGGGTAATAACATCGTAATCAAAGGTAACACGATTGAAAATGGTTCTGCCGGTGTTTACTTCTATGGTCTCGGTGATCAGAGTCAGTCCCTGGATCATGTGATCGATAGTAACATCATCAACAACAGCTTCAAATGGGGTATCTATTCGCAGTATACCAGCCGTTTGCAGATCACCAGGAATACTATCAACCTGGATGGTGATATGAGTAGCTCCGGCTATGGTATCTATGTCTTCGAATCTGATACCGCCTGGCAGATCAATCAGAATACAGTTAACATCCTGAATACAGTATCCGGCGACAAAATATACGGTATCCAGGCAAGATGGGGTACTACGCCTACTTACGCGCCTTTCGAGATCATCGGTAATAAGGTGATCGCGCTGACCAACAACAAAGCATCGCTCTACGGTTTATATACCGGCGATAACAACAATACCAGTATTCTGAACAACGTAGTGAGCCTCGTAACAGCGAACAAAACAGTCTATGGACTGTATGTCGATGGTGATAAGGCAGCGACTTACTATAACAATACGATCTATAACGGATCTCCTGACCTCTCCGGTAAAACTACCAATATCACCGCCAGATTCAGAGATGACGATGGTAGCAGTGTAGTGGTAAGAAACAACATCTTCAGTCATGGTGCAGCAGGCATCGCCCTGGATATGGGTGGTGTAGCAGGAGAGAATACAGACTATAACCTGATCTATTCTTCCGGTGCAGTACTGGCTTCTACCTCTCTGTATAAAGATGCTACCCTGGCTTCATGGGTAGGACATACCGGACTGGATATACATTCTATCTTCTACAAGCCGGAACTGAACCTGACTGATGGTAGTCCGGTGCTGAATGCGCCTGGCGTATGGGCACTCAATGGCCGTGGTGTACAGATTCCTTTCAATGATCATGATATCAAAGGTCAGCCGAGGTCTGCCACCTTACAGGACGGTGTACCTGACCTGGGTGCATATGAGTTCGTGCCGACTTCCACACCAGCCTTGTTGACCGCTACACCTACAGCGCCTGCTGCCGGTACTACCCAGCACTTTATGATGGGTTCTGATAGCGTAATGTCAATCACCTGGGCCGCAGGTGCGCCGGTTCCTGCTACTGTGGATATCAGAAGATATACGGGTACCGTGCCGCCGAATGTAGATGCGTCTGTGGAAAAAATGTACTTCTACAATGATGTGACAACAAGCGGTACCGGTACATACGACTTCTCTGTGAAGACATTCTACATGGATCCATGGCAGGGGTTTGTAAGACAACAATCACAGCTGGGATTAGGCAGAACAGATACAGATGACAAGTGGCTGGTGACCGACAGTAGTAAAGTAGATGAATACAACAATTATATCACCGAATCCAAACTGAGCTTCCTTGATAAATTCACAGGTCTGGTAGATAGCGCAAGAGCAGTTGTTCCTGTCGTGATACCACCGGCTGACAGCTCCAACAGAGGTACCCGTTTCTGGGTGGCATATGGTCACCACGAGTTCTTCTTCAGTAGTAACGATCAGGATATGGTGCTTTATCTGAGTGCACAGGAAGCCGCGGACGTTACGGTGAAAGTGAATGGTACCAGCTGGATCAGACATTACCACCTGGATGCGAATTCAACCTTATCAACAGACAGAATACCGAAAAATGGGCTGGAAGATGCCCGCCTGGTATCCGAAGGTCTCTTTGACAGAGGTATCAGCATTGAAAGTGATAAACCGATTGTAGCATATGCGCATATTTATGGTAACCAGTCCTCTGGCGCCACCATGCTCCTGCCGGTAGGTACTTATGGATATGAATATTATGCGCTGGGTTATAACCAGGTATATGGTAGCGGTGACTACTCATGGGCGTATGTGATCGCAGATCAGCCAAATACAGTGGTAGAGATTACGCCGTCTGTTCCGACAGCTACCGGTCACCCAGCCAACGTGCCATTTACCGTAACCCTGAATAAGGGGGAGGTATATCAGGTAATGGGTGCAAGAGTAAATGAAACCACCGGTTATGATGTGACTGGTACGATCTTCAGATCAGTATCTAACTCTGCCGGTAAATGTTATCCGGTCGCCGTGTTCTCTGGTAACAGCCGTACCAGCGTTAGCTGTGATCCTACGGGCAGTGGTGGTAACGGAGATAACTTTATTCAGCAGTGTTTCCCTTCACAGGCCTGGGGTAAGCGCTATCTGACAGCTCCTACATCCACTGATGAAGATCCGTCCAAAATGATGGGTAACGTGTACAGGATTATGGTAAAGGATCCCGCTACAAAAGTGAAGGTAGATGGCGTATTACTGACCGGGTTGAATAAAGGTCGCTTCTACCAGTATGTAAGTGAAGAACCAGCCTATATTGAAGCTGATCAGCCAATTATGGTGGCACAGTATATGGCTTCATGGGGTAGATGTTTTAATACCGATGGTTACGGTGATCCTGAGATGATTTATCTCAGCCCGATTGAACAGGGTATTAAAAAGCTTGGTTTCTATCGTAATACTGAAGAAGGTATTGTTACCAACTACCTGACCCTGATCATTCCGACCAATGGTGTGAGCAGTCTGAAAATAGATAACAGCACATTGTTCGACTACAAATATCCGCACCCGTCATTGCCAGGTTACACGGTAGTAGTAAAACGTTGGGATGCAACGAAAGCACAGAGTTACGTAGAAAGTGATTCTGCATTTACTGCAATCACTTATGGTCTGGGTGAAGATGAAAGCTATGGTTATAACGCCGGTACGCTGGTAAGAAACCTGAATACCCGTGCTTCGATCTCCAACGTGAATAACGGTACAGGCGCTGCTAATGACTACACCTGTGAGAATACGCCGTTCAGGTTCACCTTTATATCGACACAACGGCCAACCTCTTTACAGTGGAACATCAGTAAGGTGAGCAATATCACACCTGCTGCTGATGTGACACAGAATAATCCGGTACCGGTCGATTCCTTCATGGCGAACAATAAGAAATACTACCGTTTCGCGATTGATGCAGACTACGCCTTCTCTAAAGCAGGTACTTATTATGTGCCGGTAGTGATGCAGGACCCATCATTCGAAGGCTGTGATAACAAAATAGAGACCTTCCTGCCGGTGAATGTAATAGCCGCACCGAAAGTTGATTATACTGCCACTTTCAACGGATGCGTAAGCGACTCCGTACACTTCGAAGGAACAGGTTCAACAACTAATAACGCAGCTATCACAAAATGGAAATGGGAGTTTGGTAACGGTGCGATAGATAGTATACAGTCTCCTGTATATCTCTACTCAGCTGGTGGTACATACGATGTGACCATTGGTCTGGTAGCAGAAGATGGTTGTATAGCCGATACGACCAAAGCACTGGAAGTAAAAGGACCTGCAGAAGGACTACTGGTCAATGACTCACTGGCCATCTGTATGGGTACAGCCGCTTCTTTCGAAGTACAAAGCCCTGCAACAGGTGTAGACTACAGCTGGTATGATGCCGCTGCAGGCGGTAATAAAATAGCGGATGGCAGTACACTGAGCGTCACCAATGTTACTGCAAACGCCATCTATTACCTGGAAACAAATAAAGAAGGTTGTGCTTCACCAGTACGTACACCTGCGGTACTCTCCGTATTGCCACAGCTGACGGCACCAGTTGTAACACTCGATTCCACAGGCGTAAACGCCCTGCGTTTCACCTGGGATGCGGTGCCAAATGCTTCAGGATATGAAGTATCCACCGATGGTCTGAACTGGACTACTCCATCTTCCGGCAGCAAAGGATTATTCCATATCCTTACCGGTTTACAACCCGTACAGGAAGTAAAACTCTGGGTAAGAGCGTTGGGCTGTAAACCAGTAGAAGCAGGACCGGTAAGCGGTACCACACTGCTGGGCGGTATCTATATCCCGAATGCTTTCACACCTAATGGCGATGCGGTGAACGATGAACTGAAAGTGTATGGTAGCATCATCAAAGACATCCACCTGATGATCTTCAACCAGTGGGGTGAAAAACTCTTCGAATCTGATGTACAGAACCGTGGATGGGATGGTACTTATAAAGGCAAGCCCCAGCCATCAGGCGTATACATGTATGTATGCAGACTGCAACTGGCAGATGGCAGTACGGTAGATAAGAAAGGAATTATCAACCTGATCAGATAA